The proteins below come from a single Strix uralensis isolate ZFMK-TIS-50842 chromosome 8, bStrUra1, whole genome shotgun sequence genomic window:
- the MPL gene encoding thrombopoietin receptor isoform X2, which yields MRLSMSAGPHHGGPAPAPTPLASVWALLMPLCLQVCSWHSHGDGAAGPCRADPVHTSARWPRAGWSRSSCLMSHAPTCLQPPTACPALPCPAPHRGLPGFSGVVFLPTPASRCARSHKGRTCRLSDRSSLTWHCGWWRRGRRTVVSGTGKCRRWGGGSLQPGFLSCTAATSQIKVPPGGAAAAPRTLGRAEARVALAHGLQDGSLPALGLAPLPAPCHPAQPPQPTISPRASDIPRDMPTACTVSTWHHGAGGMRHVCVFPSQDVRLFTQLHLRVLDATTNQTKYWRELSVDAWCPASSPEMPCSTALDPSRQRPGDPSIHPAVSNHAPTARAAAASPGAGQGLVQANTWVILRDLCPGMKYHIQVRSKPDGTSMDGVWGPWSQAVAAETPHSSGDIGLRCSTPDLLHVRCEWSWDPTEPRSSHQLFYRLSPSGASTREDTWQLCEESVGAQGTHACTFQPRAGSAISVLVNVTQPHASFTLSFFKEPFWLHQAVLTDAPQLVQATVSQGRLSLQWLPPLEALAEQLDYQVRYAVENSHDWKVLQVPRAAKKEVLDLRPGTRYHAQVRAQPSGPWYQGSWSAWSKPVAVDAMADAGKGQGRTGGCGQRSHTARAGDREYWKWDGERRAKGDSGGGSGEGAVPAFPHRCRLDHPECYGGAAALHGSAPGAAVHLPLPLQQREAEALAPRSRPTPRTGQLPPRKQQARPGQRLLQAAAGGGRPALPAGGAARPAAGGGRVAASADCRPAAQHRHRQPVLPAHERLGAARAALSRVPRPDIN from the exons ATGAGATTGAGCATGTCTGCAGGACCCCACCATGGTGGTCCTGCTCCTGCACCAACACCACTAGCATCTGTGTGGGCCCTGCTGATGCCCCTGTGCCTGCAGGTCTGCTCCTGGCACAGCCATGGGGATGGTGCTGCTGGGCCATGCAGGGCAGACCCAGTGCACACCAGTGCCAGGTGgcccagggcaggatggagccGGAGCAGCTGCCTCATGTCCCATGCTCCCACATGCCTGCAGCCCCCaacagcctgccctgccctgccttgccctgccccACACAGGGGCCTCCCTGGTTTCTCAggggttgtttttcttcctacCCCAGCCTCCCGGTGTGCCCGTAGCCACAAGGGCAGGACGTGCCGCCTATCtgataggagcagcctcacttGGCACTGCGGCTGGTGGCGGAGGGGCCGCAGAACGGTGGTTTCGGGCACGGGGAAGTGCCGGcgatggggtggggggagcctcCAGCCAGGCTTCCTGAGCTGCACAGCCGCCACTTCCCAGATAAAGGTACCGCCCGGAGGAGCCGCAGCAGCTCCCAGGACGCTCGGAAGGGCCGAGGCACGCGTGGCCCTGGCACACGGGTTGCAGGATGGCAGCCTGCCTGCGCTGGGActggctcctctccctgctccctgccatcCTGCTCAGCCTCCACAGCCCACCATCAGCCCCCGAGCCAGTGACATCCCAAG GGACATGCCCACAGCGTGCACAGTGTCCACATGGCACCATGGGGCTGGTGGGATGCGGCACGTCTGCGTCTTCCCCAGCCAGGACGTGCGGCTCTTCACCCAGCTCCACCTCCGTGTCCTGGATGCCACCACCAACCAGACCAAGTACTGGCGGGAGCTCAGTGTGGACGCG TGGtgccctgccagctccccagAGATGCCCTGCAGCACTGCGTTGGACCCCAGCAGGCAGCGCCCTGGGGATCCCTCCATCCACCCAGCAGTCAGCAACCATGCACCCACGGCCAGGGCAGCCGCAGCCTCCCCGGGAGCGGGACAG GGGCTGGTCCAGGCCAACACCTGGGTGATCCTCCGGGACCTGTGCCCAGGGATGAAGTACCACATCCAGGTGCGCAGCAAGCCCGATGGCACCTCCATGGATGGCGTCTGGGGGCCCTGGTCACAGGCAGTGGCTGCAGAGACACCCCACTCCTCTG GAGACATCGGGCTGCGCTGCagcacccctgacctgctgcacgtGCGCTGCGAGTGGAGTTGGGACCCCACAGAGCCCCGCAGCTCCCACCAGCTCTTCTACCGTCTGTCTCCAAGCGGGGCCAGCACAAG GGAAGACACATGGCAGCTTTGTGAGGAGAGCGTGGGGGCACAGGGTACCCACGCCTGCACCTtccagcccagggctggcagTGCCATCTCTGTCCTAGTGAACGTCACCCAGCCCCATGCATCTTTCACGCTCAGCTTCTTCAAGGAGCCCTTCTGGCTGCATCAGGCTG TGCTCACAGACGCCCCACAGCTAGTGCAGGCAACAGTGTCACAGGGCCGGCTGAGCCTGCAGTGGCTGCCACCCCTGGAGGCACTGGCTGAGCAGTTGGACTACCAGGTCCGCTATGCCGTGGAGAACAGCCATGACTGGAAG GTCCTGCAGGTCCCGCGGGCAGCCAAGAAAGAAGTCCTGGACCTACGGCCAGGCACCCGCTACCATGCCCAGGTGCGGGCCCAGCCCAGTGGGCCGTGGTACCAGGGCAGCTGGAGCGCCTGGTCCAAACCTGTCGCGGTTGATGCCATGGCGGATGCGGGTAAGGGACAGGGCAGGACCGGAGGCTGTGGCCAGAGGAGCCACACAGCGAGGGCGGGAGACCGAGAGTACTGGAAATGGGATGGGGAGCGCCGGGCAAAGGGTGACAGTGGTGGGGGGTCTGGGGAGGGCGCAGTCCCAGCGTTCCCCCACCGATGTAGGCTGGATCATCCCGAGTGTTACGGTGGTGCCGCTGCTCTTCACGGGAGTGCTCCTGGGGCTGCGGtgcaccttcccctccctctACAG CAACGTGAAGCAGAAGCTCTGGCCCCCCGTTCCCGACCTACACCGCGCACTGGGCAGCTTCCTCCACGAAAGCAGCAAGCACGGCCAG GCCAGCGCCTTCTACAAGCAGCCGCCGGAGGAGGCcgtcctgccctgcctgctggagGTGCTGCCCGgcccgcggcgggaggcgggcgcGTCGCCGCCAGCGCAGACTGCCGGCCGGCTGCCCAGCACCGACATCGCCAACCAGTCCTACCTGCTCATGAGCGGCTGGGAGCTGCGCGGGCCGCCCTGAGCCGCGTCCCCCGCCCCGATATAAACTAG
- the MPL gene encoding thrombopoietin receptor isoform X7, with protein sequence MRLSMSAGPHHGGPAPAPTPLASVWALLMPLCLQVCSWHSHGDGAAGPCRADPVHTSARWPRAGWSRSSCLMSHAPTCLQPPTACPALPCPAPHRGLPGFSGVVFLPTPASRCARSHKGRTCRLSDRSSLTWHCGWWRRGRRTVVSGTGKCRRWGGGSLQPGFLSCTAATSQIKVPPGGAAAAPRTLGRAEARVALAHGLQDGSLPALGLAPLPAPCHPAQPPQPTISPRASDIPRDMPTACTVSTWHHGAGGMRHVCVFPSQDVRLFTQLHLRVLDATTNQTKYWRELSVDAVGAGPGQHLGDPPGPVPRDEVPHPGAQQARWHLHGWRLGALVTGSGCRDTPLLWEDTWQLCEESVGAQGTHACTFQPRAGSAISVLVNVTQPHASFTLSFFKEPFWLHQAVLTDAPQLVQATVSQGRLSLQWLPPLEALAEQLDYQVRYAVENSHDWKVLQVPRAAKKEVLDLRPGTRYHAQVRAQPSGPWYQGSWSAWSKPVAVDAMADAGKGQGRTGGCGQRSHTARAGDREYWKWDGERRAKGDSGGGSGEGAVPAFPHRCRLDHPECYGGAAALHGSAPGAAVHLPLPLQQREAEALAPRSRPTPRTGQLPPRKQQARPGQRLLQAAAGGGRPALPAGGAARPAAGGGRVAASADCRPAAQHRHRQPVLPAHERLGAARAALSRVPRPDIN encoded by the exons ATGAGATTGAGCATGTCTGCAGGACCCCACCATGGTGGTCCTGCTCCTGCACCAACACCACTAGCATCTGTGTGGGCCCTGCTGATGCCCCTGTGCCTGCAGGTCTGCTCCTGGCACAGCCATGGGGATGGTGCTGCTGGGCCATGCAGGGCAGACCCAGTGCACACCAGTGCCAGGTGgcccagggcaggatggagccGGAGCAGCTGCCTCATGTCCCATGCTCCCACATGCCTGCAGCCCCCaacagcctgccctgccctgccttgccctgccccACACAGGGGCCTCCCTGGTTTCTCAggggttgtttttcttcctacCCCAGCCTCCCGGTGTGCCCGTAGCCACAAGGGCAGGACGTGCCGCCTATCtgataggagcagcctcacttGGCACTGCGGCTGGTGGCGGAGGGGCCGCAGAACGGTGGTTTCGGGCACGGGGAAGTGCCGGcgatggggtggggggagcctcCAGCCAGGCTTCCTGAGCTGCACAGCCGCCACTTCCCAGATAAAGGTACCGCCCGGAGGAGCCGCAGCAGCTCCCAGGACGCTCGGAAGGGCCGAGGCACGCGTGGCCCTGGCACACGGGTTGCAGGATGGCAGCCTGCCTGCGCTGGGActggctcctctccctgctccctgccatcCTGCTCAGCCTCCACAGCCCACCATCAGCCCCCGAGCCAGTGACATCCCAAG GGACATGCCCACAGCGTGCACAGTGTCCACATGGCACCATGGGGCTGGTGGGATGCGGCACGTCTGCGTCTTCCCCAGCCAGGACGTGCGGCTCTTCACCCAGCTCCACCTCCGTGTCCTGGATGCCACCACCAACCAGACCAAGTACTGGCGGGAGCTCAGTGTGGACGCGGTGG GGGCTGGTCCAGGCCAACACCTGGGTGATCCTCCGGGACCTGTGCCCAGGGATGAAGTACCACATCCAGGTGCGCAGCAAGCCCGATGGCACCTCCATGGATGGCGTCTGGGGGCCCTGGTCACAGGCAGTGGCTGCAGAGACACCCCACTCCTCTG GGAAGACACATGGCAGCTTTGTGAGGAGAGCGTGGGGGCACAGGGTACCCACGCCTGCACCTtccagcccagggctggcagTGCCATCTCTGTCCTAGTGAACGTCACCCAGCCCCATGCATCTTTCACGCTCAGCTTCTTCAAGGAGCCCTTCTGGCTGCATCAGGCTG TGCTCACAGACGCCCCACAGCTAGTGCAGGCAACAGTGTCACAGGGCCGGCTGAGCCTGCAGTGGCTGCCACCCCTGGAGGCACTGGCTGAGCAGTTGGACTACCAGGTCCGCTATGCCGTGGAGAACAGCCATGACTGGAAG GTCCTGCAGGTCCCGCGGGCAGCCAAGAAAGAAGTCCTGGACCTACGGCCAGGCACCCGCTACCATGCCCAGGTGCGGGCCCAGCCCAGTGGGCCGTGGTACCAGGGCAGCTGGAGCGCCTGGTCCAAACCTGTCGCGGTTGATGCCATGGCGGATGCGGGTAAGGGACAGGGCAGGACCGGAGGCTGTGGCCAGAGGAGCCACACAGCGAGGGCGGGAGACCGAGAGTACTGGAAATGGGATGGGGAGCGCCGGGCAAAGGGTGACAGTGGTGGGGGGTCTGGGGAGGGCGCAGTCCCAGCGTTCCCCCACCGATGTAGGCTGGATCATCCCGAGTGTTACGGTGGTGCCGCTGCTCTTCACGGGAGTGCTCCTGGGGCTGCGGtgcaccttcccctccctctACAG CAACGTGAAGCAGAAGCTCTGGCCCCCCGTTCCCGACCTACACCGCGCACTGGGCAGCTTCCTCCACGAAAGCAGCAAGCACGGCCAG GCCAGCGCCTTCTACAAGCAGCCGCCGGAGGAGGCcgtcctgccctgcctgctggagGTGCTGCCCGgcccgcggcgggaggcgggcgcGTCGCCGCCAGCGCAGACTGCCGGCCGGCTGCCCAGCACCGACATCGCCAACCAGTCCTACCTGCTCATGAGCGGCTGGGAGCTGCGCGGGCCGCCCTGAGCCGCGTCCCCCGCCCCGATATAAACTAG
- the MPL gene encoding thrombopoietin receptor isoform X1: MRLSMSAGPHHGGPAPAPTPLASVWALLMPLCLQVCSWHSHGDGAAGPCRADPVHTSARWPRAGWSRSSCLMSHAPTCLQPPTACPALPCPAPHRGLPGFSGVVFLPTPASRCARSHKGRTCRLSDRSSLTWHCGWWRRGRRTVVSGTGKCRRWGGGSLQPGFLSCTAATSQIKVPPGGAAAAPRTLGRAEARVALAHGLQDGSLPALGLAPLPAPCHPAQPPQPTISPRASDIPRDMPTACTVSTWHHGAGGMRHVCVFPSQDVRLFTQLHLRVLDATTNQTKYWRELSVDAVGLIAPPVNITARWAGAAGQLCVSWQPPLDDYLNFFLYEVQWCPASSPEMPCSTALDPSRQRPGDPSIHPAVSNHAPTARAAAASPGAGQGLVQANTWVILRDLCPGMKYHIQVRSKPDGTSMDGVWGPWSQAVAAETPHSSGDIGLRCSTPDLLHVRCEWSWDPTEPRSSHQLFYRLSPSGASTREDTWQLCEESVGAQGTHACTFQPRAGSAISVLVNVTQPHASFTLSFFKEPFWLHQAVLTDAPQLVQATVSQGRLSLQWLPPLEALAEQLDYQVRYAVENSHDWKVLQVPRAAKKEVLDLRPGTRYHAQVRAQPSGPWYQGSWSAWSKPVAVDAMADAGKGQGRTGGCGQRSHTARAGDREYWKWDGERRAKGDSGGGSGEGAVPAFPHRCRLDHPECYGGAAALHGSAPGAAVHLPLPLQQREAEALAPRSRPTPRTGQLPPRKQQARPGQRLLQAAAGGGRPALPAGGAARPAAGGGRVAASADCRPAAQHRHRQPVLPAHERLGAARAALSRVPRPDIN; encoded by the exons ATGAGATTGAGCATGTCTGCAGGACCCCACCATGGTGGTCCTGCTCCTGCACCAACACCACTAGCATCTGTGTGGGCCCTGCTGATGCCCCTGTGCCTGCAGGTCTGCTCCTGGCACAGCCATGGGGATGGTGCTGCTGGGCCATGCAGGGCAGACCCAGTGCACACCAGTGCCAGGTGgcccagggcaggatggagccGGAGCAGCTGCCTCATGTCCCATGCTCCCACATGCCTGCAGCCCCCaacagcctgccctgccctgccttgccctgccccACACAGGGGCCTCCCTGGTTTCTCAggggttgtttttcttcctacCCCAGCCTCCCGGTGTGCCCGTAGCCACAAGGGCAGGACGTGCCGCCTATCtgataggagcagcctcacttGGCACTGCGGCTGGTGGCGGAGGGGCCGCAGAACGGTGGTTTCGGGCACGGGGAAGTGCCGGcgatggggtggggggagcctcCAGCCAGGCTTCCTGAGCTGCACAGCCGCCACTTCCCAGATAAAGGTACCGCCCGGAGGAGCCGCAGCAGCTCCCAGGACGCTCGGAAGGGCCGAGGCACGCGTGGCCCTGGCACACGGGTTGCAGGATGGCAGCCTGCCTGCGCTGGGActggctcctctccctgctccctgccatcCTGCTCAGCCTCCACAGCCCACCATCAGCCCCCGAGCCAGTGACATCCCAAG GGACATGCCCACAGCGTGCACAGTGTCCACATGGCACCATGGGGCTGGTGGGATGCGGCACGTCTGCGTCTTCCCCAGCCAGGACGTGCGGCTCTTCACCCAGCTCCACCTCCGTGTCCTGGATGCCACCACCAACCAGACCAAGTACTGGCGGGAGCTCAGTGTGGACGCGGTGG GTCTCATTGCCCCGCCAGTGAACATCACAGCCcgctgggctggggctgcagggcagctctgCGTGTCGTGGCAGCCACCGCTCGACGACTACCTGAACTTCTTCCTCTACGAGGTACAGTGGtgccctgccagctccccagAGATGCCCTGCAGCACTGCGTTGGACCCCAGCAGGCAGCGCCCTGGGGATCCCTCCATCCACCCAGCAGTCAGCAACCATGCACCCACGGCCAGGGCAGCCGCAGCCTCCCCGGGAGCGGGACAG GGGCTGGTCCAGGCCAACACCTGGGTGATCCTCCGGGACCTGTGCCCAGGGATGAAGTACCACATCCAGGTGCGCAGCAAGCCCGATGGCACCTCCATGGATGGCGTCTGGGGGCCCTGGTCACAGGCAGTGGCTGCAGAGACACCCCACTCCTCTG GAGACATCGGGCTGCGCTGCagcacccctgacctgctgcacgtGCGCTGCGAGTGGAGTTGGGACCCCACAGAGCCCCGCAGCTCCCACCAGCTCTTCTACCGTCTGTCTCCAAGCGGGGCCAGCACAAG GGAAGACACATGGCAGCTTTGTGAGGAGAGCGTGGGGGCACAGGGTACCCACGCCTGCACCTtccagcccagggctggcagTGCCATCTCTGTCCTAGTGAACGTCACCCAGCCCCATGCATCTTTCACGCTCAGCTTCTTCAAGGAGCCCTTCTGGCTGCATCAGGCTG TGCTCACAGACGCCCCACAGCTAGTGCAGGCAACAGTGTCACAGGGCCGGCTGAGCCTGCAGTGGCTGCCACCCCTGGAGGCACTGGCTGAGCAGTTGGACTACCAGGTCCGCTATGCCGTGGAGAACAGCCATGACTGGAAG GTCCTGCAGGTCCCGCGGGCAGCCAAGAAAGAAGTCCTGGACCTACGGCCAGGCACCCGCTACCATGCCCAGGTGCGGGCCCAGCCCAGTGGGCCGTGGTACCAGGGCAGCTGGAGCGCCTGGTCCAAACCTGTCGCGGTTGATGCCATGGCGGATGCGGGTAAGGGACAGGGCAGGACCGGAGGCTGTGGCCAGAGGAGCCACACAGCGAGGGCGGGAGACCGAGAGTACTGGAAATGGGATGGGGAGCGCCGGGCAAAGGGTGACAGTGGTGGGGGGTCTGGGGAGGGCGCAGTCCCAGCGTTCCCCCACCGATGTAGGCTGGATCATCCCGAGTGTTACGGTGGTGCCGCTGCTCTTCACGGGAGTGCTCCTGGGGCTGCGGtgcaccttcccctccctctACAG CAACGTGAAGCAGAAGCTCTGGCCCCCCGTTCCCGACCTACACCGCGCACTGGGCAGCTTCCTCCACGAAAGCAGCAAGCACGGCCAG GCCAGCGCCTTCTACAAGCAGCCGCCGGAGGAGGCcgtcctgccctgcctgctggagGTGCTGCCCGgcccgcggcgggaggcgggcgcGTCGCCGCCAGCGCAGACTGCCGGCCGGCTGCCCAGCACCGACATCGCCAACCAGTCCTACCTGCTCATGAGCGGCTGGGAGCTGCGCGGGCCGCCCTGAGCCGCGTCCCCCGCCCCGATATAAACTAG
- the MPL gene encoding thrombopoietin receptor isoform X12, which produces MAACLRWDWLLSLLPAILLSLHSPPSAPEPVTSQGTCPQRAQCPHGTMGLVGCGTSASSPARTCGSSPSSTSVSWMPPPTRPSTGGSSVWTRWWCPASSPEMPCSTALDPSRQRPGDPSIHPAVSNHAPTARAAAASPGAGQGLVQANTWVILRDLCPGMKYHIQVRSKPDGTSMDGVWGPWSQAVAAETPHSSGDIGLRCSTPDLLHVRCEWSWDPTEPRSSHQLFYRLSPSGASTREDTWQLCEESVGAQGTHACTFQPRAGSAISVLVNVTQPHASFTLSFFKEPFWLHQAVLTDAPQLVQATVSQGRLSLQWLPPLEALAEQLDYQVRYAVENSHDWKVLQVPRAAKKEVLDLRPGTRYHAQVRAQPSGPWYQGSWSAWSKPVAVDAMADAGKGQGRTGGCGQRSHTARAGDREYWKWDGERRAKGDSGGGSGEGAVPAFPHRCRLDHPECYGGAAALHGSAPGAAVHLPLPLQQREAEALAPRSRPTPRTGQLPPRKQQARPGQRLLQAAAGGGRPALPAGGAARPAAGGGRVAASADCRPAAQHRHRQPVLPAHERLGAARAALSRVPRPDIN; this is translated from the exons ATGGCAGCCTGCCTGCGCTGGGActggctcctctccctgctccctgccatcCTGCTCAGCCTCCACAGCCCACCATCAGCCCCCGAGCCAGTGACATCCCAAG GGACATGCCCACAGCGTGCACAGTGTCCACATGGCACCATGGGGCTGGTGGGATGCGGCACGTCTGCGTCTTCCCCAGCCAGGACGTGCGGCTCTTCACCCAGCTCCACCTCCGTGTCCTGGATGCCACCACCAACCAGACCAAGTACTGGCGGGAGCTCAGTGTGGACGCGGTGG TGGtgccctgccagctccccagAGATGCCCTGCAGCACTGCGTTGGACCCCAGCAGGCAGCGCCCTGGGGATCCCTCCATCCACCCAGCAGTCAGCAACCATGCACCCACGGCCAGGGCAGCCGCAGCCTCCCCGGGAGCGGGACAG GGGCTGGTCCAGGCCAACACCTGGGTGATCCTCCGGGACCTGTGCCCAGGGATGAAGTACCACATCCAGGTGCGCAGCAAGCCCGATGGCACCTCCATGGATGGCGTCTGGGGGCCCTGGTCACAGGCAGTGGCTGCAGAGACACCCCACTCCTCTG GAGACATCGGGCTGCGCTGCagcacccctgacctgctgcacgtGCGCTGCGAGTGGAGTTGGGACCCCACAGAGCCCCGCAGCTCCCACCAGCTCTTCTACCGTCTGTCTCCAAGCGGGGCCAGCACAAG GGAAGACACATGGCAGCTTTGTGAGGAGAGCGTGGGGGCACAGGGTACCCACGCCTGCACCTtccagcccagggctggcagTGCCATCTCTGTCCTAGTGAACGTCACCCAGCCCCATGCATCTTTCACGCTCAGCTTCTTCAAGGAGCCCTTCTGGCTGCATCAGGCTG TGCTCACAGACGCCCCACAGCTAGTGCAGGCAACAGTGTCACAGGGCCGGCTGAGCCTGCAGTGGCTGCCACCCCTGGAGGCACTGGCTGAGCAGTTGGACTACCAGGTCCGCTATGCCGTGGAGAACAGCCATGACTGGAAG GTCCTGCAGGTCCCGCGGGCAGCCAAGAAAGAAGTCCTGGACCTACGGCCAGGCACCCGCTACCATGCCCAGGTGCGGGCCCAGCCCAGTGGGCCGTGGTACCAGGGCAGCTGGAGCGCCTGGTCCAAACCTGTCGCGGTTGATGCCATGGCGGATGCGGGTAAGGGACAGGGCAGGACCGGAGGCTGTGGCCAGAGGAGCCACACAGCGAGGGCGGGAGACCGAGAGTACTGGAAATGGGATGGGGAGCGCCGGGCAAAGGGTGACAGTGGTGGGGGGTCTGGGGAGGGCGCAGTCCCAGCGTTCCCCCACCGATGTAGGCTGGATCATCCCGAGTGTTACGGTGGTGCCGCTGCTCTTCACGGGAGTGCTCCTGGGGCTGCGGtgcaccttcccctccctctACAG CAACGTGAAGCAGAAGCTCTGGCCCCCCGTTCCCGACCTACACCGCGCACTGGGCAGCTTCCTCCACGAAAGCAGCAAGCACGGCCAG GCCAGCGCCTTCTACAAGCAGCCGCCGGAGGAGGCcgtcctgccctgcctgctggagGTGCTGCCCGgcccgcggcgggaggcgggcgcGTCGCCGCCAGCGCAGACTGCCGGCCGGCTGCCCAGCACCGACATCGCCAACCAGTCCTACCTGCTCATGAGCGGCTGGGAGCTGCGCGGGCCGCCCTGAGCCGCGTCCCCCGCCCCGATATAAACTAG
- the MPL gene encoding thrombopoietin receptor isoform X8 produces the protein MAACLRWDWLLSLLPAILLSLHSPPSAPEPVTSQDAALLAGVPEDILCFSRSFEDLTCFWDEEKEEEAASGMCHFYYWYSRDMPTACTVSTWHHGAGGMRHVCVFPSQDVRLFTQLHLRVLDATTNQTKYWRELSVDAVGLIAPPVNITARWAGAAGQLCVSWQPPLDDYLNFFLYEVQWCPASSPEMPCSTALDPSRQRPGDPSIHPAVSNHAPTARAAAASPGAGQGLVQANTWVILRDLCPGMKYHIQVRSKPDGTSMDGVWGPWSQAVAAETPHSSGDIGLRCSTPDLLHVRCEWSWDPTEPRSSHQLFYRLSPSGASTREDTWQLCEESVGAQGTHACTFQPRAGSAISVLVNVTQPHASFTLSFFKEPFWLHQAVLTDAPQLVQATVSQGRLSLQWLPPLEALAEQLDYQVRYAVENSHDWKVLQVPRAAKKEVLDLRPGTRYHAQVRAQPSGPWYQGSWSAWSKPVAVDAMADAGKGQGRTGGCGQRSHTARAGDREYWKWDGERRAKGDSGGGSGEGAVPAFPHRCRLDHPECYGGAAALHGSAPGAAVHLPLPLQQREAEALAPRSRPTPRTGQLPPRKQQARPGQRLLQAAAGGGRPALPAGGAARPAAGGGRVAASADCRPAAQHRHRQPVLPAHERLGAARAALSRVPRPDIN, from the exons ATGGCAGCCTGCCTGCGCTGGGActggctcctctccctgctccctgccatcCTGCTCAGCCTCCACAGCCCACCATCAGCCCCCGAGCCAGTGACATCCCAAG ATGCTGCGCTGCTGGCAGGGGTGCCCGAGGACATCCTCTGCTTCTCACGCTCCTTTGAGGATCTCACCTGCTTCTGGgatgaggagaaagaggaggaggcagcaagCGGGATGTGCCACTTCTACTACTGGTACAGCAG GGACATGCCCACAGCGTGCACAGTGTCCACATGGCACCATGGGGCTGGTGGGATGCGGCACGTCTGCGTCTTCCCCAGCCAGGACGTGCGGCTCTTCACCCAGCTCCACCTCCGTGTCCTGGATGCCACCACCAACCAGACCAAGTACTGGCGGGAGCTCAGTGTGGACGCGGTGG GTCTCATTGCCCCGCCAGTGAACATCACAGCCcgctgggctggggctgcagggcagctctgCGTGTCGTGGCAGCCACCGCTCGACGACTACCTGAACTTCTTCCTCTACGAGGTACAGTGGtgccctgccagctccccagAGATGCCCTGCAGCACTGCGTTGGACCCCAGCAGGCAGCGCCCTGGGGATCCCTCCATCCACCCAGCAGTCAGCAACCATGCACCCACGGCCAGGGCAGCCGCAGCCTCCCCGGGAGCGGGACAG GGGCTGGTCCAGGCCAACACCTGGGTGATCCTCCGGGACCTGTGCCCAGGGATGAAGTACCACATCCAGGTGCGCAGCAAGCCCGATGGCACCTCCATGGATGGCGTCTGGGGGCCCTGGTCACAGGCAGTGGCTGCAGAGACACCCCACTCCTCTG GAGACATCGGGCTGCGCTGCagcacccctgacctgctgcacgtGCGCTGCGAGTGGAGTTGGGACCCCACAGAGCCCCGCAGCTCCCACCAGCTCTTCTACCGTCTGTCTCCAAGCGGGGCCAGCACAAG GGAAGACACATGGCAGCTTTGTGAGGAGAGCGTGGGGGCACAGGGTACCCACGCCTGCACCTtccagcccagggctggcagTGCCATCTCTGTCCTAGTGAACGTCACCCAGCCCCATGCATCTTTCACGCTCAGCTTCTTCAAGGAGCCCTTCTGGCTGCATCAGGCTG TGCTCACAGACGCCCCACAGCTAGTGCAGGCAACAGTGTCACAGGGCCGGCTGAGCCTGCAGTGGCTGCCACCCCTGGAGGCACTGGCTGAGCAGTTGGACTACCAGGTCCGCTATGCCGTGGAGAACAGCCATGACTGGAAG GTCCTGCAGGTCCCGCGGGCAGCCAAGAAAGAAGTCCTGGACCTACGGCCAGGCACCCGCTACCATGCCCAGGTGCGGGCCCAGCCCAGTGGGCCGTGGTACCAGGGCAGCTGGAGCGCCTGGTCCAAACCTGTCGCGGTTGATGCCATGGCGGATGCGGGTAAGGGACAGGGCAGGACCGGAGGCTGTGGCCAGAGGAGCCACACAGCGAGGGCGGGAGACCGAGAGTACTGGAAATGGGATGGGGAGCGCCGGGCAAAGGGTGACAGTGGTGGGGGGTCTGGGGAGGGCGCAGTCCCAGCGTTCCCCCACCGATGTAGGCTGGATCATCCCGAGTGTTACGGTGGTGCCGCTGCTCTTCACGGGAGTGCTCCTGGGGCTGCGGtgcaccttcccctccctctACAG CAACGTGAAGCAGAAGCTCTGGCCCCCCGTTCCCGACCTACACCGCGCACTGGGCAGCTTCCTCCACGAAAGCAGCAAGCACGGCCAG GCCAGCGCCTTCTACAAGCAGCCGCCGGAGGAGGCcgtcctgccctgcctgctggagGTGCTGCCCGgcccgcggcgggaggcgggcgcGTCGCCGCCAGCGCAGACTGCCGGCCGGCTGCCCAGCACCGACATCGCCAACCAGTCCTACCTGCTCATGAGCGGCTGGGAGCTGCGCGGGCCGCCCTGAGCCGCGTCCCCCGCCCCGATATAAACTAG